One genomic window of Salvia miltiorrhiza cultivar Shanhuang (shh) chromosome 4, IMPLAD_Smil_shh, whole genome shotgun sequence includes the following:
- the LOC131020283 gene encoding uncharacterized protein LOC131020283 isoform X5: MDDRSGYEREIEVRSLMGDSVRVSIEPSNTIQDLKLRLRQCFSPAASAPDFHLFLKGVKLDLLSEISNYSIGVTEFLVAVPFIKKDRQHRQRVEASETVAKDSNSNDRLPNDSAESVWSDLMQDLSCFQDLPNHENLAEAKVKSRNSENENASEMRTSLTMKRREKVFNKGKEKPSCDALLNILPTSGDGMLDEQSLKKFLQFLDSSSCLSDPGSGSCVMREADAVVGCKLDSCKSSSCLCPLWLKDMIKTFILVNVYSAYLQLLQKQITVAAVMEPLEQLHKFGYHPCIMDLDLLSQLCPQLILIVEKEEETTNIRDALVIYKFSSGKSYQLDCQLGVEAGKRLSKSKVVSSMKKRETSFRAILTESAKLLMDDGFQLLLEMKSGIETAESFSLEDLKVFLKEKNFEAAESEVKRERRRSATSTSCSYQVNCHETNSLQPEEMVGHLKSNLGSRGQVVHIEKLSGRSAKYAEIPSQLSENMKFALERVGITRLYSHQAKSIQASLAGKNVIVATMTSSGKSLCYNIPVLEMLSHNPLACALYLFPTKALAQDQMRALLSISKGLDDSLNIGIYDGDTSMEDRLWLRDNARLLITNPDMLHVSILPFHGQFRRILSNLRFIVIDEAHSYKGAFGSHAALIFRRLRRICSHVYSSDPSFIFSTATSANPQEHAMELANLSTVEVIADDGSPSALKLFMLWNPPLCLKTVWKRTKASLGAKKSVNKVVVAGRSSPILEVSQLFAEMVQHGLRCIAFCKTRKLCELVLCYTREILHDSAPHLANKVYSYRGGYVAEDRRRIESDFFNGNICGVAATSALELGIDVGEIDVTLHLGFPGSIASMWQQAGRSGRRGKPSLSIYVAFEGPLDQYFMKFPNKLFRGSIECCHVDPNNDQRSPSSAVSIRAIETVRYKVIDKINDEVLEEIEESKAFFQVYEGAVYMNQGKTYLVKQLDLSSKIAWCQRADVKYYTKTRDYTDIHVIGSDIAYPARIANGQFAETTAQAHICKVTTTWFGFRRIWRRSNQVIDTVELSLPDYTYESQAVWIRVPQSVKAAVEASHYSFDGGLHAAGHALLNVVPLFVICNQSDIASECANPHDNRYVPERILLYDPHPGGTGISRKVQPVFVDMLTAALELLSSCQCSGDGGCPNCVQNLGCTEYNEVLHKDAAIMIIKGVVDAEQSNLHKNNHSPTS; the protein is encoded by the exons ATGGACGATCGGAGTGGATATGAGCGGGAAATCGAGGTCCGCAGCTTGATGGGTGACTCTGTCCGAGTCTCCATTGAACCAAGCAACACCATTCAAGACCTCAAGCTCCGTCTCAGGCAATGTTTCTCCCCGGCTGCTTCTGCCCCAGATTTCCACCTTTTCCTCAAG GGTGTGAAATTGGACTTGCTGAGTGAGATCAGTAACTATTCGATTGGGGTTACAGAATTTCTAGTTGCTGTGCCGTTTATAAAAAAGGACAGGCAACATAGGCAAAGAGTTGAAGCATCTGAAACAGTCGCCAAAGACTCAAACAGCAATGATAGACTGCCGAATGACTCAGCTGAATCAGTTTGGTCTGACTTGATGCAAGACCTTTCTTGTTTTCAGGACTTGCCTAACCATGAAAATCTAGCTGAGGCTAAGGTGAAGTCCAGGAATTCTGAAAATGAGAATGCCTCTGAGATGAGAACGTCATTGACTATGAAGAGACGGGAGAAAGTGTTCAATAAGGGCAAAGAAAAACCTTCATGTGATGCCTTGTTAAACATATTGCCGACATCTGGAGATGGCATGCTTGATGAACAGAGTCTTAaaaaatttcttcaatttttagaTTCTTCAAGTTGTTTAAGTGATCCGGGCTCAGGGTCTTGTGTGATGAGAGAAGCTGATGCAGTAGTTGGATGCAAATTAGACTCTTGTAAGAGTAGTTCGTGTCTGTGTCCACTGTGGTTGAAGGACATGATCAAAACATtcattttagtaaatgtttacTCTGCATACCTTCAGTTATTGCAGAAACAAATCACCGTTGCTGCAGTCATGGAACCACTGGAGCAACTTCATAAATTTGGCTATCACCCTTGCATAATGGACCTCGATCTTCTCTCTCAATTATGTCCTCAG CTGATACTTATTGTCGAGAAAGAAGAAGAGACAACAAACATACGTGATGCCCTTgtcatatataaattttcatcaGGTAAAAGTTATCAGCTTGACTGTCAACTCGGAG TGGAAGCTGGAAAAAGGTTGTCTAAGTCAAAGGTTGTTAGTTCGATGAAGAAAAGAGAAACTTCGTTCAGAGCTATTCTTACAGAATCAGCAAAGTTACTAATG GATGATGGTTTCCAGCTTCTATTAGAG ATGAAAAGTGGAATAGAGACGGCTGAGTCTTTCTCGTTGGAAGATCTTAAGGTTTTTCTGAAGGAAAAAAACTTTGAAGCTGCAGAAAGTGAAGTGAAACGAGAGAGGAGAAGATCTGCTACTTCAACTTCTTGTTCATATCAAGTAAATTGTCAT GAGACAAATTCATTACAACCAGAGGAAATGGTTGGGCATCTAAAAAGCAATCTAGGTTCTCGTGGACAG GTGGTTCACATTGAAAAGCTTAGTGGCCGGAGTGCCAAGTATGCTGAAATACCTTCTCAGCTTTCTGAAAATATGAAGTTTGCATTGGAACGTGTGGGAATTACTAGGTTGTATAGCCACCAA GCCAAGTCAATTCAAGCCTCCCTAGCTGGTAAAAATGTGATTGTGGCAACCATGACATCTAGTGGGAAATCCCTTTGTTACAATATTCCAGTTTTAGAAATGTTGTCCCATAATCCATTAGCTTGTGCTTTGTATCTCTTCCCTACAAAG GCATTAGCTCAAGATCAAATGAGAGCCTTGTTGTCTATTAGCAAAGGACTTGACGATAGCCTAAATATTGGCATATATGATGGGGACACTTCTATGGAAGATAGACTGTGGCTTCGGGATAATGCCCGTTTG TTAATCACTAATCCGGACATGTTACATGTCTCGATCTTACCGTTCCATGGGCAGTTTAGGCGAATATTGTCAAATCTTAG GTTTATTGTTATTGATGAAGCTCATTCTTATAAGGGGGCATTTGGTAGTCATGCTGCTCTAATATTCAGAAGGCTTCGTCGAATCTGTTCTCATG TTTATAGCAGTGACCCTTCGTTCATATTCAGTACTGCAACTTCTGCAAACCCACAGGAGCACGCTATG GAACTAGCTAATCTGTCGACAGTTGAAGTGATTGCGGATGATGGTAGCCCCTCCGCTTTAAAGTTGTTTATGCTCTGGAATCCTCCTTTATGCCTGAAAACT GTGTGGAAGAGAACAAAGGCCAGTTTGGGGGCAAAAAAATCTGTTAATAAAGTTGTGGTAGCTGGACGCTCAAG CCCTATCTTGGAAGTTTCACAACTCTTTGCAGAAATGGTTCAGCATGGTTTACGTTGTATTGCGTTCTGTAAAACGCGCAAACTTTGTGAACTTGTTCTCTGCTACAC GCGTGAAATTCTTCATGACTCTGCACCTCATCTAGCAAATAAAGTATATTCTTACCGTGGGGGCTATGTTGCTGAG GACAGGAGAAGAATTGAAAGTGATTTCTTCAATGGTAATATATGTGGTGTTGCTGCCACAAGTGCCCTTGAGTTAGGCATCGATGTAGGAGAAATTGATGTCACACTGCATCTTGGGTTCCCTGGTAGCATAGCAAG TATGTGGCAACAAGCTGGAAGGTCAGGAAGACGAGGAAAGCCATCACTTTCTATTTATGTTGCATTTGAAGGGCCATTAGATCAGTACTTTATGAAGTTTCCAAATAAACTTTTCAGGGGTTCAATTGAATGTTGCCATGTTGATCCTAATAATGATCAG AGATCTCCATCAAGTGCTGTAAGTATTAGAGCCATAGAAACTGTGAGATATAAAGTAATTGACAAGATAAATGATGAAGTCCTCGAAGAAATTGAGGAAAGCAAAGCATTCTTTCAG GTTTATGAAGGTGCTGTCTATATGAACCAAGGGAAAACTTATCTTGTAAAGCAGTTGGATTTATCAAGTAAAATTGCTTGGTGCCAACGAGCTGATGTGAAGTACTATACAAAAACTCGTGATTACACAGATATTCATGTGATTGGCAGTGACATT GCCTATCCAGCTCGAATTGCTAATGGCCAGTTTGCCGAAACAACTGCCCAGGCACATATTTGCAAAGTAACAACTACTTGGTTTGGTTTTCGCCGCATATGGCGAAGAAGCAATCAGGTTATCGATACTGTGGAACTCTCTCTTCCTGATTACACCTATGAATCGCAG GCTGTTTGGATTCGAGTTCCACAATCAGTAAAGGCAGCAGTTGAGGCTTCACATTACTCATTCGATGGCGGATTACATGCTGCTGGGCACGCTCTTCTTAATGTAGTTCCACT ATTTGTCATCTGTAATCAATCTGACATAGCATCAGAATGTGCAAATCCTCACGATAATCGCTATGTTCCTGAAAGGATTCTACTTTACGATCCTCATCCTGGAGGGACAGGCATTTCAAGGAAG GTTCAGCCTGTTTTTGTGGATATGCTGACTGCTGCATTAGAACTGCTTTCGTCGTGCCAGTGCTCGGGCGATGGAGGTTGTCCAAACTGCGTGCAG AATCTGGGTTGCACCGAGTATAACGAGGTTCTACATAAGGATGCTGCCATAATGATAATCAAG GGTGTTGTAGATGCTGAGCAATCCAACTTACACAAAAACAACCATTCTCCCACTTCTTGA
- the LOC131020283 gene encoding uncharacterized protein LOC131020283 isoform X2, whose translation MDDRSGYEREIEVRSLMGDSVRVSIEPSNTIQDLKLRLRQCFSPAASAPDFHLFLKGVKLDLLSEISNYSIGVTEFLVAVPFIKKDRQHRQRVEASETVAKDSNSNDRLPNDSAESVWSDLMQDLSCFQDLPNHENLAEAKVKSRNSENENASEMRTSLTMKRREKVFNKGKEKPSCDALLNILPTSGDGMLDEQSLKKFLQFLDSSSCLSDPGSGSCVMREADAVVGCKLDSCKSSSCLCPLWLKDMIKTFILVNVYSAYLQLLQKQITVAAVMEPLEQLHKFGYHPCIMDLDLLSQLCPQLILIVEKEEETTNIRDALVIYKFSSGKSYQLDCQLGVEAGKRLSKSKVVSSMKKRETSFRAILTESAKLLMMKSGIETAESFSLEDLKVFLKEKNFEAAESEVKRERRRSATSTSCSYQVNCHETNSLQPEEMVGHLKSNLGSRGQVVHIEKLSGRSAKYAEIPSQLSENMKFALERVGITRLYSHQAKSIQASLAGKNVIVATMTSSGKSLCYNIPVLEMLSHNPLACALYLFPTKALAQDQMRALLSISKGLDDSLNIGIYDGDTSMEDRLWLRDNARLLITNPDMLHVSILPFHGQFRRILSNLRFIVIDEAHSYKGAFGSHAALIFRRLRRICSHVYSSDPSFIFSTATSANPQEHAMELANLSTVEVIADDGSPSALKLFMLWNPPLCLKTVWKRTKASLGAKKSVNKVVVAGRSSPILEVSQLFAEMVQHGLRCIAFCKTRKLCELVLCYTREILHDSAPHLANKVYSYRGGYVAEDRRRIESDFFNGNICGVAATSALELGIDVGEIDVTLHLGFPGSIASMWQQAGRSGRRGKPSLSIYVAFEGPLDQYFMKFPNKLFRGSIECCHVDPNNDQVLQQHLSCAALEHPLSFLYDVDYFGPGLENAVMKLKSNGYLNTDMSRDYAARMWTYIGQERSPSSAVSIRAIETVRYKVIDKINDEVLEEIEESKAFFQVYEGAVYMNQGKTYLVKQLDLSSKIAWCQRADVKYYTKTRDYTDIHVIGSDIAYPARIANGQFAETTAQAHICKVTTTWFGFRRIWRRSNQVIDTVELSLPDYTYESQAVWIRVPQSVKAAVEASHYSFDGGLHAAGHALLNVVPLFVICNQSDIASECANPHDNRYVPERILLYDPHPGGTGISRKVQPVFVDMLTAALELLSSCQCSGDGGCPNCVQNLGCTEYNEVLHKDAAIMIIKGVVDAEQSNLHKNNHSPTS comes from the exons ATGGACGATCGGAGTGGATATGAGCGGGAAATCGAGGTCCGCAGCTTGATGGGTGACTCTGTCCGAGTCTCCATTGAACCAAGCAACACCATTCAAGACCTCAAGCTCCGTCTCAGGCAATGTTTCTCCCCGGCTGCTTCTGCCCCAGATTTCCACCTTTTCCTCAAG GGTGTGAAATTGGACTTGCTGAGTGAGATCAGTAACTATTCGATTGGGGTTACAGAATTTCTAGTTGCTGTGCCGTTTATAAAAAAGGACAGGCAACATAGGCAAAGAGTTGAAGCATCTGAAACAGTCGCCAAAGACTCAAACAGCAATGATAGACTGCCGAATGACTCAGCTGAATCAGTTTGGTCTGACTTGATGCAAGACCTTTCTTGTTTTCAGGACTTGCCTAACCATGAAAATCTAGCTGAGGCTAAGGTGAAGTCCAGGAATTCTGAAAATGAGAATGCCTCTGAGATGAGAACGTCATTGACTATGAAGAGACGGGAGAAAGTGTTCAATAAGGGCAAAGAAAAACCTTCATGTGATGCCTTGTTAAACATATTGCCGACATCTGGAGATGGCATGCTTGATGAACAGAGTCTTAaaaaatttcttcaatttttagaTTCTTCAAGTTGTTTAAGTGATCCGGGCTCAGGGTCTTGTGTGATGAGAGAAGCTGATGCAGTAGTTGGATGCAAATTAGACTCTTGTAAGAGTAGTTCGTGTCTGTGTCCACTGTGGTTGAAGGACATGATCAAAACATtcattttagtaaatgtttacTCTGCATACCTTCAGTTATTGCAGAAACAAATCACCGTTGCTGCAGTCATGGAACCACTGGAGCAACTTCATAAATTTGGCTATCACCCTTGCATAATGGACCTCGATCTTCTCTCTCAATTATGTCCTCAG CTGATACTTATTGTCGAGAAAGAAGAAGAGACAACAAACATACGTGATGCCCTTgtcatatataaattttcatcaGGTAAAAGTTATCAGCTTGACTGTCAACTCGGAG TGGAAGCTGGAAAAAGGTTGTCTAAGTCAAAGGTTGTTAGTTCGATGAAGAAAAGAGAAACTTCGTTCAGAGCTATTCTTACAGAATCAGCAAAGTTACTAATG ATGAAAAGTGGAATAGAGACGGCTGAGTCTTTCTCGTTGGAAGATCTTAAGGTTTTTCTGAAGGAAAAAAACTTTGAAGCTGCAGAAAGTGAAGTGAAACGAGAGAGGAGAAGATCTGCTACTTCAACTTCTTGTTCATATCAAGTAAATTGTCAT GAGACAAATTCATTACAACCAGAGGAAATGGTTGGGCATCTAAAAAGCAATCTAGGTTCTCGTGGACAG GTGGTTCACATTGAAAAGCTTAGTGGCCGGAGTGCCAAGTATGCTGAAATACCTTCTCAGCTTTCTGAAAATATGAAGTTTGCATTGGAACGTGTGGGAATTACTAGGTTGTATAGCCACCAA GCCAAGTCAATTCAAGCCTCCCTAGCTGGTAAAAATGTGATTGTGGCAACCATGACATCTAGTGGGAAATCCCTTTGTTACAATATTCCAGTTTTAGAAATGTTGTCCCATAATCCATTAGCTTGTGCTTTGTATCTCTTCCCTACAAAG GCATTAGCTCAAGATCAAATGAGAGCCTTGTTGTCTATTAGCAAAGGACTTGACGATAGCCTAAATATTGGCATATATGATGGGGACACTTCTATGGAAGATAGACTGTGGCTTCGGGATAATGCCCGTTTG TTAATCACTAATCCGGACATGTTACATGTCTCGATCTTACCGTTCCATGGGCAGTTTAGGCGAATATTGTCAAATCTTAG GTTTATTGTTATTGATGAAGCTCATTCTTATAAGGGGGCATTTGGTAGTCATGCTGCTCTAATATTCAGAAGGCTTCGTCGAATCTGTTCTCATG TTTATAGCAGTGACCCTTCGTTCATATTCAGTACTGCAACTTCTGCAAACCCACAGGAGCACGCTATG GAACTAGCTAATCTGTCGACAGTTGAAGTGATTGCGGATGATGGTAGCCCCTCCGCTTTAAAGTTGTTTATGCTCTGGAATCCTCCTTTATGCCTGAAAACT GTGTGGAAGAGAACAAAGGCCAGTTTGGGGGCAAAAAAATCTGTTAATAAAGTTGTGGTAGCTGGACGCTCAAG CCCTATCTTGGAAGTTTCACAACTCTTTGCAGAAATGGTTCAGCATGGTTTACGTTGTATTGCGTTCTGTAAAACGCGCAAACTTTGTGAACTTGTTCTCTGCTACAC GCGTGAAATTCTTCATGACTCTGCACCTCATCTAGCAAATAAAGTATATTCTTACCGTGGGGGCTATGTTGCTGAG GACAGGAGAAGAATTGAAAGTGATTTCTTCAATGGTAATATATGTGGTGTTGCTGCCACAAGTGCCCTTGAGTTAGGCATCGATGTAGGAGAAATTGATGTCACACTGCATCTTGGGTTCCCTGGTAGCATAGCAAG TATGTGGCAACAAGCTGGAAGGTCAGGAAGACGAGGAAAGCCATCACTTTCTATTTATGTTGCATTTGAAGGGCCATTAGATCAGTACTTTATGAAGTTTCCAAATAAACTTTTCAGGGGTTCAATTGAATGTTGCCATGTTGATCCTAATAATGATCAG GTGCTGCAGCAGCACTTGTCATGTGCTGCTCTTGAACATCCATTAAGTTTTCTTTACGATGTGGATTATTTTGGTCCTGGCTTAGAGAATGCTGTCATGAAACTTAAAAGCAATGGCTACCTGAACACTGATATGTCACGTGATTATGCTGCTAGAATGTGGACCTACATTGGACAAGAG AGATCTCCATCAAGTGCTGTAAGTATTAGAGCCATAGAAACTGTGAGATATAAAGTAATTGACAAGATAAATGATGAAGTCCTCGAAGAAATTGAGGAAAGCAAAGCATTCTTTCAG GTTTATGAAGGTGCTGTCTATATGAACCAAGGGAAAACTTATCTTGTAAAGCAGTTGGATTTATCAAGTAAAATTGCTTGGTGCCAACGAGCTGATGTGAAGTACTATACAAAAACTCGTGATTACACAGATATTCATGTGATTGGCAGTGACATT GCCTATCCAGCTCGAATTGCTAATGGCCAGTTTGCCGAAACAACTGCCCAGGCACATATTTGCAAAGTAACAACTACTTGGTTTGGTTTTCGCCGCATATGGCGAAGAAGCAATCAGGTTATCGATACTGTGGAACTCTCTCTTCCTGATTACACCTATGAATCGCAG GCTGTTTGGATTCGAGTTCCACAATCAGTAAAGGCAGCAGTTGAGGCTTCACATTACTCATTCGATGGCGGATTACATGCTGCTGGGCACGCTCTTCTTAATGTAGTTCCACT ATTTGTCATCTGTAATCAATCTGACATAGCATCAGAATGTGCAAATCCTCACGATAATCGCTATGTTCCTGAAAGGATTCTACTTTACGATCCTCATCCTGGAGGGACAGGCATTTCAAGGAAG GTTCAGCCTGTTTTTGTGGATATGCTGACTGCTGCATTAGAACTGCTTTCGTCGTGCCAGTGCTCGGGCGATGGAGGTTGTCCAAACTGCGTGCAG AATCTGGGTTGCACCGAGTATAACGAGGTTCTACATAAGGATGCTGCCATAATGATAATCAAG GGTGTTGTAGATGCTGAGCAATCCAACTTACACAAAAACAACCATTCTCCCACTTCTTGA
- the LOC131020283 gene encoding uncharacterized protein LOC131020283 isoform X1: MDDRSGYEREIEVRSLMGDSVRVSIEPSNTIQDLKLRLRQCFSPAASAPDFHLFLKGVKLDLLSEISNYSIGVTEFLVAVPFIKKDRQHRQRVEASETVAKDSNSNDRLPNDSAESVWSDLMQDLSCFQDLPNHENLAEAKVKSRNSENENASEMRTSLTMKRREKVFNKGKEKPSCDALLNILPTSGDGMLDEQSLKKFLQFLDSSSCLSDPGSGSCVMREADAVVGCKLDSCKSSSCLCPLWLKDMIKTFILVNVYSAYLQLLQKQITVAAVMEPLEQLHKFGYHPCIMDLDLLSQLCPQLILIVEKEEETTNIRDALVIYKFSSGKSYQLDCQLGVEAGKRLSKSKVVSSMKKRETSFRAILTESAKLLMDDGFQLLLEMKSGIETAESFSLEDLKVFLKEKNFEAAESEVKRERRRSATSTSCSYQVNCHETNSLQPEEMVGHLKSNLGSRGQVVHIEKLSGRSAKYAEIPSQLSENMKFALERVGITRLYSHQAKSIQASLAGKNVIVATMTSSGKSLCYNIPVLEMLSHNPLACALYLFPTKALAQDQMRALLSISKGLDDSLNIGIYDGDTSMEDRLWLRDNARLLITNPDMLHVSILPFHGQFRRILSNLRFIVIDEAHSYKGAFGSHAALIFRRLRRICSHVYSSDPSFIFSTATSANPQEHAMELANLSTVEVIADDGSPSALKLFMLWNPPLCLKTVWKRTKASLGAKKSVNKVVVAGRSSPILEVSQLFAEMVQHGLRCIAFCKTRKLCELVLCYTREILHDSAPHLANKVYSYRGGYVAEDRRRIESDFFNGNICGVAATSALELGIDVGEIDVTLHLGFPGSIASMWQQAGRSGRRGKPSLSIYVAFEGPLDQYFMKFPNKLFRGSIECCHVDPNNDQVLQQHLSCAALEHPLSFLYDVDYFGPGLENAVMKLKSNGYLNTDMSRDYAARMWTYIGQERSPSSAVSIRAIETVRYKVIDKINDEVLEEIEESKAFFQVYEGAVYMNQGKTYLVKQLDLSSKIAWCQRADVKYYTKTRDYTDIHVIGSDIAYPARIANGQFAETTAQAHICKVTTTWFGFRRIWRRSNQVIDTVELSLPDYTYESQAVWIRVPQSVKAAVEASHYSFDGGLHAAGHALLNVVPLFVICNQSDIASECANPHDNRYVPERILLYDPHPGGTGISRKVQPVFVDMLTAALELLSSCQCSGDGGCPNCVQNLGCTEYNEVLHKDAAIMIIKGVVDAEQSNLHKNNHSPTS; encoded by the exons ATGGACGATCGGAGTGGATATGAGCGGGAAATCGAGGTCCGCAGCTTGATGGGTGACTCTGTCCGAGTCTCCATTGAACCAAGCAACACCATTCAAGACCTCAAGCTCCGTCTCAGGCAATGTTTCTCCCCGGCTGCTTCTGCCCCAGATTTCCACCTTTTCCTCAAG GGTGTGAAATTGGACTTGCTGAGTGAGATCAGTAACTATTCGATTGGGGTTACAGAATTTCTAGTTGCTGTGCCGTTTATAAAAAAGGACAGGCAACATAGGCAAAGAGTTGAAGCATCTGAAACAGTCGCCAAAGACTCAAACAGCAATGATAGACTGCCGAATGACTCAGCTGAATCAGTTTGGTCTGACTTGATGCAAGACCTTTCTTGTTTTCAGGACTTGCCTAACCATGAAAATCTAGCTGAGGCTAAGGTGAAGTCCAGGAATTCTGAAAATGAGAATGCCTCTGAGATGAGAACGTCATTGACTATGAAGAGACGGGAGAAAGTGTTCAATAAGGGCAAAGAAAAACCTTCATGTGATGCCTTGTTAAACATATTGCCGACATCTGGAGATGGCATGCTTGATGAACAGAGTCTTAaaaaatttcttcaatttttagaTTCTTCAAGTTGTTTAAGTGATCCGGGCTCAGGGTCTTGTGTGATGAGAGAAGCTGATGCAGTAGTTGGATGCAAATTAGACTCTTGTAAGAGTAGTTCGTGTCTGTGTCCACTGTGGTTGAAGGACATGATCAAAACATtcattttagtaaatgtttacTCTGCATACCTTCAGTTATTGCAGAAACAAATCACCGTTGCTGCAGTCATGGAACCACTGGAGCAACTTCATAAATTTGGCTATCACCCTTGCATAATGGACCTCGATCTTCTCTCTCAATTATGTCCTCAG CTGATACTTATTGTCGAGAAAGAAGAAGAGACAACAAACATACGTGATGCCCTTgtcatatataaattttcatcaGGTAAAAGTTATCAGCTTGACTGTCAACTCGGAG TGGAAGCTGGAAAAAGGTTGTCTAAGTCAAAGGTTGTTAGTTCGATGAAGAAAAGAGAAACTTCGTTCAGAGCTATTCTTACAGAATCAGCAAAGTTACTAATG GATGATGGTTTCCAGCTTCTATTAGAG ATGAAAAGTGGAATAGAGACGGCTGAGTCTTTCTCGTTGGAAGATCTTAAGGTTTTTCTGAAGGAAAAAAACTTTGAAGCTGCAGAAAGTGAAGTGAAACGAGAGAGGAGAAGATCTGCTACTTCAACTTCTTGTTCATATCAAGTAAATTGTCAT GAGACAAATTCATTACAACCAGAGGAAATGGTTGGGCATCTAAAAAGCAATCTAGGTTCTCGTGGACAG GTGGTTCACATTGAAAAGCTTAGTGGCCGGAGTGCCAAGTATGCTGAAATACCTTCTCAGCTTTCTGAAAATATGAAGTTTGCATTGGAACGTGTGGGAATTACTAGGTTGTATAGCCACCAA GCCAAGTCAATTCAAGCCTCCCTAGCTGGTAAAAATGTGATTGTGGCAACCATGACATCTAGTGGGAAATCCCTTTGTTACAATATTCCAGTTTTAGAAATGTTGTCCCATAATCCATTAGCTTGTGCTTTGTATCTCTTCCCTACAAAG GCATTAGCTCAAGATCAAATGAGAGCCTTGTTGTCTATTAGCAAAGGACTTGACGATAGCCTAAATATTGGCATATATGATGGGGACACTTCTATGGAAGATAGACTGTGGCTTCGGGATAATGCCCGTTTG TTAATCACTAATCCGGACATGTTACATGTCTCGATCTTACCGTTCCATGGGCAGTTTAGGCGAATATTGTCAAATCTTAG GTTTATTGTTATTGATGAAGCTCATTCTTATAAGGGGGCATTTGGTAGTCATGCTGCTCTAATATTCAGAAGGCTTCGTCGAATCTGTTCTCATG TTTATAGCAGTGACCCTTCGTTCATATTCAGTACTGCAACTTCTGCAAACCCACAGGAGCACGCTATG GAACTAGCTAATCTGTCGACAGTTGAAGTGATTGCGGATGATGGTAGCCCCTCCGCTTTAAAGTTGTTTATGCTCTGGAATCCTCCTTTATGCCTGAAAACT GTGTGGAAGAGAACAAAGGCCAGTTTGGGGGCAAAAAAATCTGTTAATAAAGTTGTGGTAGCTGGACGCTCAAG CCCTATCTTGGAAGTTTCACAACTCTTTGCAGAAATGGTTCAGCATGGTTTACGTTGTATTGCGTTCTGTAAAACGCGCAAACTTTGTGAACTTGTTCTCTGCTACAC GCGTGAAATTCTTCATGACTCTGCACCTCATCTAGCAAATAAAGTATATTCTTACCGTGGGGGCTATGTTGCTGAG GACAGGAGAAGAATTGAAAGTGATTTCTTCAATGGTAATATATGTGGTGTTGCTGCCACAAGTGCCCTTGAGTTAGGCATCGATGTAGGAGAAATTGATGTCACACTGCATCTTGGGTTCCCTGGTAGCATAGCAAG TATGTGGCAACAAGCTGGAAGGTCAGGAAGACGAGGAAAGCCATCACTTTCTATTTATGTTGCATTTGAAGGGCCATTAGATCAGTACTTTATGAAGTTTCCAAATAAACTTTTCAGGGGTTCAATTGAATGTTGCCATGTTGATCCTAATAATGATCAG GTGCTGCAGCAGCACTTGTCATGTGCTGCTCTTGAACATCCATTAAGTTTTCTTTACGATGTGGATTATTTTGGTCCTGGCTTAGAGAATGCTGTCATGAAACTTAAAAGCAATGGCTACCTGAACACTGATATGTCACGTGATTATGCTGCTAGAATGTGGACCTACATTGGACAAGAG AGATCTCCATCAAGTGCTGTAAGTATTAGAGCCATAGAAACTGTGAGATATAAAGTAATTGACAAGATAAATGATGAAGTCCTCGAAGAAATTGAGGAAAGCAAAGCATTCTTTCAG GTTTATGAAGGTGCTGTCTATATGAACCAAGGGAAAACTTATCTTGTAAAGCAGTTGGATTTATCAAGTAAAATTGCTTGGTGCCAACGAGCTGATGTGAAGTACTATACAAAAACTCGTGATTACACAGATATTCATGTGATTGGCAGTGACATT GCCTATCCAGCTCGAATTGCTAATGGCCAGTTTGCCGAAACAACTGCCCAGGCACATATTTGCAAAGTAACAACTACTTGGTTTGGTTTTCGCCGCATATGGCGAAGAAGCAATCAGGTTATCGATACTGTGGAACTCTCTCTTCCTGATTACACCTATGAATCGCAG GCTGTTTGGATTCGAGTTCCACAATCAGTAAAGGCAGCAGTTGAGGCTTCACATTACTCATTCGATGGCGGATTACATGCTGCTGGGCACGCTCTTCTTAATGTAGTTCCACT ATTTGTCATCTGTAATCAATCTGACATAGCATCAGAATGTGCAAATCCTCACGATAATCGCTATGTTCCTGAAAGGATTCTACTTTACGATCCTCATCCTGGAGGGACAGGCATTTCAAGGAAG GTTCAGCCTGTTTTTGTGGATATGCTGACTGCTGCATTAGAACTGCTTTCGTCGTGCCAGTGCTCGGGCGATGGAGGTTGTCCAAACTGCGTGCAG AATCTGGGTTGCACCGAGTATAACGAGGTTCTACATAAGGATGCTGCCATAATGATAATCAAG GGTGTTGTAGATGCTGAGCAATCCAACTTACACAAAAACAACCATTCTCCCACTTCTTGA